The Gallus gallus isolate bGalGal1 chromosome 3, bGalGal1.mat.broiler.GRCg7b, whole genome shotgun sequence genome window below encodes:
- the PTP4A1 gene encoding protein tyrosine phosphatase type IVA 1 produces the protein MARMNRPAPVEITYKNMRFLITHNPTNATLNKFIEELKKYGVTTVVRVCEATYDTAPVEKEGIQVLDWPFDDGAPPSNQIVDDWLNLLKVKFREEPGCCIAVHCVAGLGRAPVLVALALIECGMKYEDAVQFIRQKRRGAFNSKQLLYLEKYRPKMRLRFKDSNGHRNNCCIQ, from the exons ATGGCCCGAATGAACCGCCCAGCTCCTGTGGAAATCACCTACAAGAACATGAGATTTCTAATCACACACAATCCAACCAATGCAACCTTAAACAAATTTATAGAG GAACTTAAGAAATATGGTGTTACCACAGTGGTAAGAGTGTGTGAAGCTACTTATGATACTGCTCCGGTggaaaaagaaggcattcaggTTTTG GATTGGCCCTTTGATGACGGTGCACCACCATCCAACCAGATTGTTGATGATTGGCTAAACCTCCTTAAAGTTAAATTTCGTGAAGAACCCGGTTGTTGTATTGCTGTACACTGTGTTGCTGGTCTTGGACG agcTCCAGTCTTAGTTGCTCTTGCACTGATAGAATGTGGAATGAAGTATGAAGATGCAGTGCAGTTCATAAGACA GAAACGTCGTGGAGCTTTTAATAGCAAGCAACTTCTGTACTTGGAGAAATACCGCCCCAAGATGCGCCTGCGTTTTAAAGACTCCAATGGTCACCGAAATAACTGTTGCATTCAGTAA
- the PTP4A1 gene encoding protein tyrosine phosphatase type IVA 1 isoform X2, with the protein MIRLQSSMSNHIPVSAAARALTPAPRPAALVRRLRASLPLLSLTPLPPPCWLFVLLPGRAAGSGPALPCCVSLSLPRSTAVSVRRRRAARAGHEAASCAFPAVPPAARPAPAAALSSWRNAAPDGGGPAGPGAPCRGKAGPGGGRGQFCGVLGHTFMEFLKGSGDYCQAQHDLYADK; encoded by the exons ATGATCAGGCTACAGTCTTCAATGAGTAACCATATTCCTGTGAGTGCCGCCGCCCGCGCCCTCAccccggccccccgccccgctgcccTTGTGCGCCGGCTGCGCGCCTCTCTCCCACTCCTCTCCCTcacccctctccctcctccatGTTGGCTCTTTGTTCTGTTACCCGGGCGGGCAGCAGGGAGCGGCCCAGCCCTCCCGTGTTGCGTCTCGCTTTCCCTTCCGCGTTCTACTGCCGTGTCCGTCCGCCGCCGCCGAGCGGCCCGTGCCGGCCACGAAGCCGCTTCGTGTGCGTTTCCGGCGGTTCCGCCCGCGGCCCGGCCTGCCCCGGCGGCGGCCCTGAGCTCGTGGCGAAACGCAGCGCCCGACGGTGGCGGccccgcggggccgggagccCCCTGTCGGGGGAAGGCCGGTccgggcggcggccgcggg CAGTTCTGTGGTGTTCTTGGTCACACATTTATGGAGTTTCTGAAGGGCAGTGGAGACTACTGCCAGGCACAGCACGACCTGTATGCAGACAAGTGA